One part of the Mariniblastus fucicola genome encodes these proteins:
- a CDS encoding SMP-30/gluconolactonase/LRE family protein — MKKLITCSIAVSLIVGLAPLAQAQDKANQIERSIEKLDDGLDALIDVNAPIEVISTGHQWSEGPVWIKDGNFLIWSDVPRNKISKWDPETGETTVFMDPSGYDGPKTKWREPGSNGLLLGNDGLLHACDHGNRRVYRVEKDGTKTTIADRFEGKRFNSPNDLIIHSNGDIYFTDPPYGLKDEASREIEWHGVYRIKPDGSVTLLTKEMTRPNGIGLSPDEKTLYVAQSDKEAPVFQSWPIKDDGTLGDGKVLYDTSQWVKKGDPGMPDGMAVDTQGNIWGTGPGGVLIISPEGKLLGRILMGKPTANCAFGDDGSTLYMTSSGFICKVQTKVKGLPFKD; from the coding sequence ATGAAAAAATTGATCACCTGTTCCATAGCCGTCTCGCTGATCGTCGGCTTGGCTCCACTCGCTCAAGCCCAGGACAAAGCCAATCAGATCGAACGCTCGATCGAAAAACTTGATGACGGACTCGACGCTCTGATCGATGTTAATGCTCCGATTGAAGTCATCTCAACCGGGCATCAATGGTCAGAAGGCCCGGTTTGGATCAAGGACGGAAACTTTTTGATTTGGTCCGATGTGCCAAGGAACAAGATCAGCAAATGGGACCCGGAAACGGGTGAGACCACAGTCTTTATGGATCCAAGTGGCTACGACGGACCGAAAACGAAATGGCGCGAGCCCGGTTCAAACGGTTTACTGCTTGGCAATGACGGTTTGCTGCACGCTTGCGATCACGGCAACCGCCGGGTGTATCGCGTCGAGAAAGATGGTACGAAAACGACGATTGCCGATCGCTTCGAAGGCAAACGATTCAACAGCCCGAACGATCTGATCATTCACTCCAACGGCGATATCTACTTCACCGACCCGCCGTACGGACTCAAGGACGAAGCGTCTCGGGAGATCGAATGGCATGGTGTTTATCGCATCAAGCCGGACGGCAGCGTCACGCTGTTGACCAAAGAGATGACTCGCCCGAACGGCATCGGCCTTTCTCCCGATGAGAAAACGCTCTACGTGGCTCAATCCGACAAAGAAGCACCGGTTTTCCAAAGCTGGCCAATCAAGGACGACGGAACGCTCGGTGACGGCAAAGTCCTTTACGACACATCGCAGTGGGTCAAGAAAGGCGATCCCGGAATGCCCGACGGAATGGCGGTCGACACGCAAGGCAACATCTGGGGCACCGGTCCTGGCGGCGTGTTGATTATCTCGCCGGAAGGCAAGTTGCTCGGCCGAATCCTGATGGGAAAGCCGACTGCGAATTGCGCGTTCGGTGACGACGGCTCAACACTTTATATGACTTCCAGCGGTTTCATCTGCAAAGTTCAAACCAAAGTCAAAGGCCTGCCATTCAAAGACTAG
- a CDS encoding DNA-methyltransferase encodes MPLKKNQIHQGDCVKLLAKLKPESVDMVFADPPFNIGYDYDVYDDSQSSEKYLQWCGEWIRGVHRALKSDGTFWLAIGDTYAAELKIEAQKAGFHCRSWVIWYYTFGVNCVNGFSRSHTHIFHFVKDKKKFTFNRSNPQIRVKSARQLVYADNRANPAGRLPDNTWIIRPQDAPESFSPNHDTWYFTRVAGTFKEREGFHGCQMPEQLLARIIRSSSNPQDLVLDPFGGSGTTLCVAKKLARQWMGFELSEEYVKHIGNRLEKTGIGDAIDGPEDPIESAPSTAKGKRRKKGFDDKTIDAVVESYLTAGEGYPVDYLLCDKDLNKRFIDDCLSKGIGGNATVWNRLLLSLRKSKKLPASTKRVPKISTSDQSRYSYASEVAWRLIEVDFGVSLDEMFCSPESAAYFDRIASEYGPQDAEISSTDYRRAAIAIRKQARSARRIAAERNGEFSKRRLSRVSIEKIDSPKYECPGVFVIASGEVDLFAGEASNLRQHVTALLDNPRWESLEPDSVLVQLGEAKFSSEYMAMKSAVVAKRRPLLNSNVWMGS; translated from the coding sequence GTGCCACTGAAAAAGAACCAAATCCACCAAGGCGACTGCGTCAAACTGTTGGCCAAACTCAAGCCCGAATCGGTCGACATGGTCTTTGCCGACCCGCCGTTCAACATCGGCTACGACTACGATGTTTACGACGACTCGCAGTCCAGCGAAAAGTATCTCCAATGGTGTGGAGAATGGATTCGCGGCGTACATCGGGCCCTCAAATCCGACGGTACTTTCTGGTTGGCGATCGGCGACACCTACGCGGCCGAACTGAAAATCGAAGCTCAGAAAGCCGGCTTTCACTGCCGCAGTTGGGTCATCTGGTACTACACTTTTGGCGTCAACTGCGTCAACGGATTCAGCCGCTCGCACACGCACATTTTTCACTTCGTCAAAGACAAAAAGAAGTTCACGTTCAACCGCAGCAATCCGCAGATACGCGTCAAGTCCGCGCGGCAACTGGTGTACGCTGACAATCGAGCCAACCCGGCTGGCAGGCTGCCCGACAACACGTGGATCATTCGCCCGCAGGACGCGCCCGAGTCCTTCAGTCCGAATCATGATACGTGGTACTTCACCCGGGTCGCCGGCACGTTCAAGGAACGCGAAGGCTTTCACGGTTGCCAAATGCCAGAGCAGCTTTTGGCGCGAATTATTCGGTCATCGAGCAACCCGCAAGATCTGGTTTTGGATCCGTTCGGCGGTAGCGGCACGACTCTGTGTGTCGCGAAAAAGTTGGCTCGTCAGTGGATGGGTTTTGAGCTGTCTGAAGAGTACGTAAAACACATTGGCAATCGGCTGGAGAAAACAGGCATCGGCGACGCGATCGATGGCCCTGAAGATCCGATCGAAAGTGCGCCCAGCACGGCCAAAGGTAAACGGCGAAAGAAGGGCTTTGATGACAAAACGATTGACGCCGTCGTTGAGTCGTATTTGACTGCTGGCGAAGGGTATCCGGTTGACTATTTGTTGTGTGACAAGGATCTGAACAAACGGTTCATCGACGATTGCCTCTCGAAAGGCATCGGTGGAAACGCGACGGTTTGGAATCGGTTGCTGCTGAGTTTGCGAAAGTCGAAAAAGCTCCCGGCTTCCACGAAACGTGTGCCAAAAATTTCCACGTCCGACCAGAGTAGATACAGCTACGCCAGCGAGGTGGCTTGGCGATTGATCGAAGTCGACTTTGGGGTCTCGCTCGACGAAATGTTTTGCTCTCCCGAATCAGCCGCCTATTTTGATCGAATTGCGTCGGAATATGGTCCGCAGGACGCAGAGATTTCTTCGACTGACTATCGACGGGCTGCGATCGCGATCCGCAAACAGGCTCGAAGTGCGCGTCGCATCGCGGCCGAGCGAAACGGTGAATTTTCGAAGCGTCGCTTGTCCCGTGTATCCATCGAGAAAATCGACAGCCCGAAATACGAATGTCCGGGCGTGTTTGTGATCGCCAGCGGCGAGGTCGATCTGTTTGCCGGCGAAGCATCCAACTTGCGCCAGCATGTGACTGCGCTATTGGACAATCCACGTTGGGAGTCGCTGGAACCAGATTCCGTATTGGTGCAACTCGGCGAAGCGAAGTTCTCCTCGGAGTACATGGCGATGAAATCCGCGGTTGTTGCCAAACGACGTCCTTTGCTCAACAGCAACGTTTGGATGGGATCGTAA
- a CDS encoding DUF1501 domain-containing protein, translated as MNPIEQFNQLQTRRQFFAKGKHLLGGAALASLMGNSLAGKAFASPVPDVRMPHFPAKAKRVIYLHMVGGPSQMDLFDYKPKMDEWYDKDLPESIRKGQRLTTMTSGQTRFPIAPTKYKFTQRGECGMWMNETLLPYLGQKADEICWMKSLHTEAINHEPAIAAMQTGNEITGRPCLGSWASYGLGSENENLPAFVVLVAIPSNREQEQAISSRLWSSGYLPGKHAGVSFRSSGDPILYINNPDGVPTAIRKRTIDGLNRLNKLNFEAIGDPETHTRIQQYEMAFKMQASVPELTDLSSESEATFKLYGEEARKPGSFANTALMARRLAERGVRFVQVYHNNWDHHSNVNARMPSQCKDVDQPCFALLEDLKQRGMLDDTLVIWGGEFGRTIYSQGGLSKDNYGRDHHPRCFTMWMAGGGSRSGQIYGETDDFSYNITKDPIHIRDFHATVLKLMGFDHNKFSVKYQGLDQKLTGVEEAHVIDDLLA; from the coding sequence ATGAATCCGATCGAACAATTCAATCAACTTCAAACGCGACGCCAGTTTTTCGCAAAGGGAAAGCACCTGCTTGGCGGCGCTGCGTTGGCTTCGTTGATGGGGAACTCGCTGGCGGGAAAGGCGTTCGCTTCGCCGGTTCCCGACGTGCGGATGCCGCATTTTCCCGCCAAAGCCAAACGCGTCATCTATTTGCATATGGTCGGCGGTCCGTCACAGATGGACCTGTTTGACTACAAGCCAAAAATGGACGAGTGGTATGACAAAGACTTGCCCGAATCGATCCGTAAAGGCCAACGTCTGACCACGATGACCAGCGGCCAAACCCGATTTCCGATCGCTCCGACGAAGTATAAATTCACGCAGCGTGGCGAATGCGGGATGTGGATGAACGAAACGCTGTTGCCATATCTCGGCCAGAAAGCCGACGAAATCTGTTGGATGAAATCGCTGCACACCGAAGCCATCAACCACGAGCCTGCGATTGCTGCGATGCAAACCGGAAACGAAATCACCGGTCGCCCCTGCCTTGGATCCTGGGCATCGTATGGGCTCGGCAGCGAAAACGAAAACCTGCCGGCTTTCGTCGTGCTCGTCGCGATCCCCAGCAATCGCGAACAGGAACAGGCGATCTCATCGCGGCTGTGGAGTTCCGGCTATTTGCCTGGAAAGCACGCTGGCGTTTCCTTTCGCAGCAGCGGCGATCCCATTCTGTACATCAACAATCCCGATGGCGTTCCGACGGCGATCCGCAAACGCACAATCGATGGGCTGAACCGACTGAACAAGCTGAACTTCGAAGCCATCGGCGATCCGGAAACGCATACCCGGATTCAGCAATACGAGATGGCGTTCAAGATGCAAGCCAGCGTTCCCGAGCTAACGGATTTGTCGAGTGAGTCTGAAGCCACGTTCAAGCTTTATGGCGAAGAAGCCAGAAAGCCTGGCAGTTTCGCCAACACGGCGTTGATGGCTCGTCGACTGGCCGAACGTGGCGTTCGATTTGTTCAGGTCTATCACAATAACTGGGACCATCATTCCAACGTCAACGCTCGCATGCCCAGCCAGTGCAAAGACGTCGACCAGCCCTGCTTTGCGTTGCTGGAGGATTTGAAACAGCGAGGCATGCTTGACGATACGCTGGTCATTTGGGGCGGCGAGTTCGGACGTACAATCTATTCGCAAGGCGGGCTTTCGAAAGACAACTACGGTCGCGACCATCATCCGCGTTGCTTCACGATGTGGATGGCCGGCGGCGGTTCTCGCAGCGGCCAAATCTATGGCGAGACCGATGATTTTTCTTACAACATCACGAAAGATCCGATTCATATCCGCGACTTCCACGCGACGGTTCTGAAGTTGATGGGTTTCGACCACAACAAGTTCAGCGTCAAGTATCAGGGGCTTGATCAGAAGCTGACGGGTGTTGAGGAAGCTCACGTGATCGACGATCTGCTGGCCTAA
- a CDS encoding DUF1553 domain-containing protein, with the protein MPRFINTFALAFFATMTWAQSSCEAQDSIDFSRDIKPLLAENCFACHGTDSETRAADLRLDERDAAVDAGAIEPGSADESSMIERLYTEDHDSIMPPVDSGKKLSDDEKELLKRWIEEGAEYQKHWSLVAPEKQSLPKVNDSDWVRTEIDQFVLARLESEGLKPAADAGARTLFRRLSLDISGLPPAVEDLQAFEKDVADRGDEAVSEWIDKLMERPSWGEHRARYWLDAARYADTHGMHFDNYREMWPYRDWVIRAFNRNMPFDQFTVDQLAGDLLENPSDEQLVATGFQRCNMTTNEGGTIDEENRALYAADRVQTFGWVYLGLTTNCCQCHDHKFDPISIKDYYSLAAFFRNTTEPAKDGNVKDGKSATMKVYAETDRKRLEEIKQELLAANKAKQDYRDSSSEKFASWLGTVNAVQGDHPESKYGPEVQPTLQVPLNEGQGNSVTATIGIDETVVAKEDFQWTEDGKLGPAITLKPGKTVELGAFPDFSFDKPFSYGVWTKAPKKFGGVSLIAKMDEAAAHRGWDLWHQNGQFVAHIIDQWPGNAMKVRTVKSLSIENKWQHVFVTYDGTRKPEGVRIYVDGELQKTETEANTLKPVASLETKTPLKVGQRSSGAIYDGGQVQDVRIYDKALSQDEIKSVMAIGANYVEALISVPAEKRTPNQEKALLSYFLNKIDATFPTLTKAVADLKQERKKIEAKTPITHIQVEKPDMMAKTNVLMRGAYDKPGDEVVAAPPEVLHPMPEGAPANRLGLAKWVIDPANPLTARVTVNRFWQELFGHGIVATSEDFGVMGTPPSNQALLDWLAVDFRESGWDVKRLYKKMLLSSTYRQAANVTAEKLARDQDNSLLSRGPRFRMDGEMVRDYALVASGLYNDRMFGRGAKPYQPPNVWEVVGMPGSDTRRYVQDKGDNVYRRSLYSFWKRMSPPPNLEAFNAPNREVCTVRRERTNTPLQALVTLNDPQFVEAARVLAEKGVKHGGDDWSSTLDFVAERTLSRTFSDIESGILKDDFDAFFDFYRENTGDAKKLLAIGQAKADDSLDVAQLAAWTMVCNQLLNLDEVLNK; encoded by the coding sequence ATGCCACGTTTCATCAACACCTTCGCACTGGCATTCTTCGCGACGATGACATGGGCTCAATCGAGTTGTGAAGCTCAGGATTCGATTGATTTCTCTCGCGACATCAAACCGCTTCTGGCAGAAAACTGCTTCGCCTGTCACGGCACGGATTCTGAAACACGTGCGGCAGACTTGAGGCTCGACGAGCGTGATGCCGCGGTCGATGCGGGCGCGATCGAGCCCGGAAGTGCCGACGAAAGTTCAATGATTGAACGGCTCTACACGGAAGATCACGATTCGATCATGCCGCCGGTGGACTCGGGAAAGAAACTGTCCGACGACGAAAAGGAATTGCTCAAACGTTGGATCGAAGAAGGAGCCGAATACCAAAAACACTGGTCGCTGGTTGCTCCGGAAAAACAGTCGCTTCCAAAAGTCAACGACAGTGATTGGGTTCGAACCGAGATCGACCAATTCGTGTTGGCGCGTCTGGAATCAGAAGGATTGAAGCCGGCTGCCGATGCAGGCGCCCGAACTTTATTTCGTCGTCTGAGCCTGGACATTAGCGGATTGCCCCCCGCGGTTGAAGACTTGCAGGCTTTCGAGAAAGACGTTGCCGATCGCGGCGACGAAGCAGTTTCCGAGTGGATCGACAAGCTGATGGAGCGTCCTTCATGGGGAGAACATCGGGCGCGCTATTGGCTCGACGCGGCTCGCTACGCTGACACGCACGGCATGCACTTTGACAACTATCGGGAGATGTGGCCGTATCGCGATTGGGTCATCCGGGCCTTTAACAGGAATATGCCTTTCGACCAGTTTACCGTCGATCAGTTGGCTGGTGATTTGCTCGAAAACCCGAGTGATGAACAACTCGTTGCAACGGGATTTCAACGCTGCAACATGACGACCAACGAAGGCGGCACGATCGATGAAGAAAATCGGGCACTCTATGCGGCAGATCGCGTGCAGACTTTCGGTTGGGTGTATCTTGGCTTGACGACCAACTGTTGCCAGTGCCACGACCACAAGTTCGATCCGATTTCGATCAAGGATTACTACTCACTGGCAGCCTTCTTTCGCAATACGACCGAGCCGGCGAAAGATGGAAACGTCAAGGACGGCAAGAGTGCGACGATGAAAGTCTATGCCGAAACGGATCGCAAGCGTCTGGAAGAAATCAAGCAGGAGTTGTTGGCTGCAAACAAAGCCAAACAGGACTATCGCGATTCGTCGTCTGAGAAGTTTGCGTCGTGGTTGGGCACCGTGAATGCCGTCCAGGGCGACCATCCAGAATCAAAGTACGGTCCTGAAGTTCAGCCGACGCTGCAAGTTCCGCTTAACGAGGGCCAGGGGAATTCGGTCACCGCGACGATCGGAATCGACGAAACGGTTGTGGCCAAAGAAGATTTCCAATGGACCGAAGATGGGAAGCTTGGTCCGGCGATTACGCTCAAACCCGGCAAGACGGTTGAGCTGGGGGCGTTTCCGGATTTTTCGTTCGACAAACCTTTTAGCTACGGCGTGTGGACGAAGGCTCCGAAAAAGTTTGGCGGCGTTTCTTTGATCGCGAAAATGGATGAAGCCGCGGCTCATCGCGGTTGGGATCTGTGGCATCAGAACGGCCAATTCGTGGCTCATATTATTGACCAGTGGCCGGGCAATGCGATGAAGGTTCGCACGGTCAAGAGTCTGTCGATTGAAAACAAGTGGCAACACGTTTTCGTGACTTACGACGGGACGCGGAAACCGGAAGGCGTTCGCATTTACGTTGATGGCGAGCTGCAGAAAACCGAAACCGAAGCGAACACGCTCAAGCCTGTCGCCAGCCTCGAAACGAAGACGCCGTTGAAAGTTGGCCAGCGTAGTTCCGGTGCAATTTACGACGGCGGGCAGGTTCAGGACGTCCGGATTTACGACAAAGCTCTCTCTCAGGACGAGATCAAGTCCGTGATGGCGATCGGAGCCAATTACGTCGAGGCTCTGATTTCTGTTCCCGCAGAAAAGCGAACGCCGAATCAGGAGAAAGCTCTGCTGAGCTATTTTCTGAACAAGATTGACGCGACGTTTCCAACGCTGACCAAGGCCGTGGCGGATCTGAAACAGGAGCGTAAAAAGATCGAAGCCAAAACGCCGATCACGCACATTCAGGTGGAAAAGCCAGACATGATGGCGAAGACCAATGTGCTGATGCGAGGCGCCTACGACAAACCGGGTGACGAAGTGGTTGCAGCGCCGCCGGAAGTTTTACATCCGATGCCCGAAGGTGCTCCGGCAAATCGACTGGGCCTTGCGAAATGGGTCATCGATCCGGCGAACCCGCTGACTGCTCGCGTTACCGTGAACCGTTTCTGGCAAGAGTTGTTCGGGCATGGCATCGTCGCCACGTCGGAAGACTTTGGCGTGATGGGCACGCCGCCTTCGAATCAGGCGTTGTTGGACTGGCTGGCAGTCGACTTTCGCGAGTCCGGATGGGACGTGAAACGGCTGTATAAAAAGATGTTGTTGAGTTCCACGTATCGTCAGGCCGCAAACGTGACGGCTGAGAAACTGGCCAGAGATCAGGACAACTCGTTGCTTTCCCGCGGTCCGCGTTTCCGCATGGATGGCGAGATGGTTCGGGACTACGCACTCGTTGCCAGCGGGCTGTACAACGATCGAATGTTCGGTCGTGGTGCCAAGCCTTACCAGCCGCCAAATGTTTGGGAAGTCGTCGGGATGCCGGGAAGCGACACGCGTCGCTATGTGCAGGATAAAGGCGACAACGTTTATCGCCGTTCGCTGTATTCGTTCTGGAAGCGGATGAGTCCGCCGCCGAACCTCGAAGCGTTCAACGCGCCGAATCGTGAAGTCTGCACTGTGCGGCGAGAGCGGACGAATACGCCGTTGCAAGCCCTTGTTACGCTCAACGATCCGCAATTCGTCGAAGCGGCACGTGTGCTTGCGGAAAAAGGTGTCAAACACGGAGGCGACGATTGGAGCTCAACGTTGGATTTCGTGGCAGAACGCACGCTCAGTCGAACGTTTAGTGACATTGAGTCCGGAATCTTGAAAGACGATTTTGACGCGTTCTTTGATTTCTATCGCGAGAACACGGGCGATGCCAAAAAACTGTTGGCGATCGGCCAGGCGAAAGCGGACGATAGCCTGGACGTGGCTCAGCTTGCGGCGTGGACGATGGTCTGCAACCAGTTGCTGAATCTCGACGAAGTTTTGAACAAGTAA